AGTTACACCGTCAGTTCCGTCTGCACCAGTTGGTCCTTGAATACCTTGCGGTCCCGTAACACCATCCGTTCCATCTGCACCCGTTGGTCCTTGAATACCTTGAGGTCCTTGCGGTCCCGTAACACCATCAGTTCCGTCTGCACCAGTTGGTCCTTGTATACCTTGGGGTCCTTGCGGTCCCGTTACACCATCAGTTCCATCTGCACCAGTTGGTCCTTGAATACCTTGCGGTCCCGTAACACCATCAGTTCCGTCTGCACCAGTTGGTCCTTGTATACCTTGTGGTCCTTGCGGTCCCGTAACACCATCAGTTCCGTCTGCACCAGTTGGTCCTTGAATACCTTGTGGTCCAGTTACACCGTCAGTTCCGTCTGCACCAGTTGGTCCTTGTATACCTTGAGGTCCTTGCGGTCCCGTTACACCATCAGTTCCGTCTGCACCAGTTGGTCCTTGTATACCTTGGGGTCCTTGCGGTCCCGTAACACCATCAGTTCCATCTGCACCAGTTGGTCCTTGAATACCTTGCGGTCCCGTAACACCATCAGTTCCGTCTGCACCAGTTGGTCCTTGAATACCTTGCGGTCCCGTAACACCATCAGTTCCGTCTGCACCAGTTGGTCCTTGAATACCTTGTGGTCCAGTCACACCATCAGTTCCGTCTGCACCAGTTGGTCCTTGAATACCTTGTGGTCCAGTCACACCATCAGTTCCGTCTGCACCAGTTGGTCCTTGAATACCTTGTGGTCCAGTTACACCGTCAGTTCCGTCTGCACCAGTTGGTCCTTGAATACCTTGCGGTCCCGTAACACCATCCGTTCCATCTGCACCCGTTGGTCCTTGAATACCTTGAGGTCCTTGCGGTCCCGTTACACCATCAGTTCCGTCTGCACCAGTTGGTCCTTGAATACCTTGCGGTCCCGTAACACCATCCGTTCCATCTGCACCAGTTGGTCCTTGAATACCTTGCGGTCCCGTAACACCATCAGTTCCGTCTGCACCAGTTGGTCCTTGAATACCTTGCGGTCCCGTAACACCATCCGTTCCGTCTGCACCAGTTGGTCCTTGAATACCTTGCGGTCCCGTAACACCATCAGTTCCGTCTGCACCAGTTGGTCCTTGAATACCTTGTGGTCCCGTAACACCATCAGTTCCGTCTGTACCGGTTGGCCCTTGAATACCTTGTGGTCCAGTCACACCATCAGTTCCATCTGCACCAGTTGGTCCTTGAATACCTTGCGGTCCAGTTACACCATCCGTTCCATCTGCACCAGTTGGTCCTTGAATACCTTGAGGTCCAGTTACACCATCCGTTCCATCTGCACCAGTTGGTCCTTGAATACCTTGCGGTCCAGTTACACCATCAGTTCCGTCTGCACCAGTTGGTCCTTGTATACCTTGTGGTCCTTGCGGTCCAGTTACACCATCAGTTCCGTCTGCACCGGTTGGCCCTTGAATACCTTGTGGTCCAGTCACACCATCAGTTCCGTCTGCACCAGTTGGTCCTTGAATACCTTGAGGTCCCGTAACACCGTCTGTACCATCTGCACCAGTTGGTCCTTGAATACCTTGTGGTCCCGTAACACCGTCTGTACCATCTGCACCAGTTGGTCCTTGAATACCTTGCGGTCCAGTTACACCGTCAGTTCCGTCTGCACCAGTTGGTCCTTGAATACCTTGCGGTCCAGTTACACCATCCGTTCCATCTGCACCAGTTGGTCCTTGAATACCTTGTGGTCCAGTCACACCATCAGTTCCGTCTGCACCAGTTGGTCCTTGAATACCTTGCGGTCCTTGCGGTCCCGTAACACCATCAGTTCCGTCTGCACCGGTTGGCCCTTGAATACCTTGTGGTCCAGTCACACCATCAGTTCCGTCTGCACCAGTTGGTCCTTGTATACCTTGTGGTCCTTGCGGTCCCGTAACACCATCAGTTCCGTCTGCACCAGTTGGTCCTTGAATACCTTGTGGTCCAGTTACACCATCCGTTCCGTCTGCACCAGTTGGTCCTTGAATACCTTGCGGTCCCGTTACACCATCAGTTCCGTCTGCACCGGTAGGTCCTTGTATACCTTGCGGTCCGGTTGCACCAGCAGATCCCGTTGGTCCAGTTGCACCTTGAGCAGCTATATCTGTAAGAGGGACAGATAAAGTTCCATTACTATCTGTTATTTCTAAATTTCCTCCATTTACCCTAAAGGAAAGGTTTACTTCGTTTGTTGGATCAGCATCAGCATCGTTAATTAAAGGGGAAAGATCCACATTATTACCATCAGTTATGGTTAAAATATTTGTAACAGGATCGAAAGAAAGCTCTCTTGCAGGTGAAGTATCACATAGACTGACCCAATTTGTACCATCGTATTGATAGATACATTTTATATCAGTGTTGTAAACAAGCGCACCCTCCAATGGAGTTATTGCGTTCATTTGAACGCTGGTTACTCTTGTTAAAATAAAAACTTTATCAGAACTCTCTAATTCAAGTATAGAGTTAATGTCTATTGTATTAGGATTATCACCCACTTTTACCTGGGAGTAACCGATAAGTCCAATAAAAATTATGAATAGGGTAATTATTTTTCTCATAATCGGGGAAATTTCGCTGATTAAATGTAATAAAAACGTTTTATAGTTGTGACACACGGGCGAAAAAATAGTCACAAAAATTCGATTTAATATTAGTAGTTTAGATTAATTGTCTTTTTTTTTCTTTCATTGTAGCTTTTTAATCGATGAAATGTAATTACGTAATTCAAACATTTCATTTATAAATTTTCTTGCGCTTTTATAGGGTACTTTTTTGAAGTTATGATTTGCTACCGAGATTTGAAATAATGACTGCCAATGTTGTCTAATTTCTTTTAATGCATTAAAATAAGTATAATTTTCTGAATCATAGATATGAGTAGGCTCCGCAATGATTCCGTTAATTTCTAAAACCTTATAATCTAATCCAGTTTCTAACTCGTTAAAGTTATTATATTTAATATCGACTCTACCATAATACCAACCCTCTATCGAATGACTTAGTTGGTCGAATGTCTCTGTTAATTTTTTTGATATTAAATGATTACCATTTATAAACTGGGTGCCTTTTGAATGATTGCCAATTACTGTGAGTTTTATCATTTCGTTGATCTTAGGGATGTCATTTAATTTGTTTTTATGAATAGCCTTAAATAGGTCAATGTAAAGTTTAGCTCTTTTATCATTCAAAATCAATTGTTCCAAAGTTGATTCTCCATCTCCTGTAACTGAAATGAAGTTTTTAAGTGTTACTGAGCTAATTCGTCCTTTTTCCTCATTAGGCTTTCTATGATAGAAAACACCACATTCGTTTTCATAATCTAGAAATTCCTGAATGATTATATTAATCGGATAATTATTTAAATATTCTTCAAGTTCATATTCAGAATCAATTTTTTTTACCAACAAACCTCTAAATCCTATATCTGGTTTAGCAATTAAAGGAAATTCAATTTTAGCAATTTTTAATTCTTTAAGTACATTAGAAAAGTTCGATTTTGGAAGAACGAGAATTGACTTAGGTCTATATTTTTCTGGAACCAATTGAATAGTTTCATACTTGCTCTCTGTTCCGTTGCCTGAACTTTTAATTGCTGGGTTAGCCGCACTAAAAAATGCAGCATGCTTAGCTCTAAAAGCTAAATAAAAAGCATAGGGTAAATTTGGAACATAAAACATTGATGTTGGCCAATATTCCCAGTTTAAATATTTTTCTAATGTAGTTTTATTAATCAAAATTTAGTTGTCAAATAAATAGTTTAGAACAGTTTGAAACGCCTTAAATCCGAAGTAAACTGTGTATAATATCAGAATAAGAGCAACGACTAATAGTCCATATGCTATTAAAACTTTAGGCATATCCTTAAATGTTTTTAATGATCTGAATGCCAGGCTTAACATTAAAGGAGAAGCAGTTAATAAAAATAACAAGATTAGAAATTTTTTAACCGGTTTGTCGTAAGATTTTTCAGACATTATTAAATTCTTTAATTACCGTTCTAACATTACCATACTTCTTTAATAATTCTTTTGCAGTTTCTTTGTCTATGTTTAGTTCAGAAACTAACATTTTCTCTCCACGATCTACTAATTTATTATTAGAAAGTTGCATATCAACCATTTTATTCCCCTTGACTTTTCCCAATTTAATCATAGTAGATGTTGATATCATGTTTAGGACTAATTTTTGAGCGGTACCTGCCTTCATTCGTGAACTTCCAGTTACAAATTCAGGACCTACAACAACAGTTATGGGTAATTTAGCTGTTAATTGTAAAGGACTATTTTCATTACATGTTATACAACCCGTTGAGATATTATTTTCATTACATTTTTGCAAAGCATGAATGACATATGGAGTTGTTCCTGATGCAGCAATACCAATTACTACGTCATTTTCTGAAATATTATAATCCTGTAAATCTTTCCATCCTTGTTCTTCAGAATCTTCTGCAAATTCAACTGCTTTACGAATTGCAGAATCACCTCCTGCAATTAAACCAATTACTAATTCATGAGAAACTCCAAAGGTAGGGGGACATTCAGAAGCATCAACAATACCGAGTCTACCACTTGTACCAGCACCCATATAGAAAAGTCTTCCACCTTGTTTCAGTTTTTCAACGGTAACATTCACCAATTTCTCAATTTGAGGAATTGCTTTCTCAATTGCTAAAGGAACTGTCTTATCTTCGTTATTTATGTTATTCAATAATTCCGAAGTAGACATTTGTTCAAGATTATTGTAATTCGAATCTTGTTCTGTGGTTTTTATAAAATCCATAACCCAAATTTACAATTAATTATTAGTAACCCAGTGACAAAATGAGATTTAAGGTGTCTTATTAATGAATTCAATTAAATAAAAAGAAATGGAAACATTAACACAATCACTATCAAATTTTTACAACACAGTTGCATCTGGTTTTGGAGACTGGGGACTGAAATTATTAGGAGCTTTAGCTGTTTTAATTTTAGGTTTATGGATAATTAGAATGATAATGAAGGCGGTTTCTAAGATGTTTGAAAGTAAACATGTCGATGAAACATTACGTCCTTTTTTAATTACACTTATCGGGTTTGCTTTAAAAGCTTTATTATTAATTTCAATTGCTGGAATTGTTGGAGTTCCAACAGCTTCTTTTGCTGCCGTTATTGCTGCTGCTGCCTTTGCGATAGGAAGTGCATTTAACGGTTCATTAGGTCATTTAGCATCTGGAGTTATGTTGTTGATATTTAGACCTTTTAAGGTTGGAGATTTAATTAAAACCAATGGAGCTTTTGGTTTTGTTAAGGAAATATCAGTTTTTGTAACTATTATTGAAACTTTTCAAAATGAAACTGAAATCATTCCAAACTCGGCAATTACCTCCAATAAAATCACCAATTTAACAGCTATTGGGAATTTGAGAGTTGATATGCCATTTGCTATTCGCTATGGTTCTGATATTGAAAAAGCAAAGAGTATTGTTTTAGACGTTCTTAAGAATGATAAAAATGTTTTAAATGGAGAAGGAAAGGAGCCAAGAGTTGCAGTAAATAATTTGGGTGTAAATAGTGTCGAACTATTAGCGTTACCATATGTAGATTGTAATAACTATTGGGATGTATATTGGGATACAAAACAGAAAATTGTTGAAGCTTTAGGGGATGCTGGATATGAAGCTCCGTTGCCTCAAAGAGTTGTAACAATGACAAAGTAAAACATAAAAAAAAGCCGGTTTATTACAACCGGCTTTTTATTACAAAATATTCTAATTATACTTCTGCTAAAATTTTATTTAACGTAGTATTTGGTCTCATGAAATCATCAGCTAATTCATCGTTTGGTACATAATATCCTCCGATTTCAATAGCTTTACCTTGTACTTCATTTAACTCATTTACAATTGCATTTTCATTTGCCTGCATTGCTTCAGCAACTGAAGTAAATTGACTCTTTAACTCATCATTCTTAGATTGATTTGCTAATTCTTGAGCCCAATACATAGCTAAATAGAAATGACTACCTCTATTGTCTAATTCACCCGCTTTTCTAGAAGGTGATTTCTTATTGTCTAATAATTTTTCAATAGCATCATCTAAAGTTTCTGCTAAAACTAATGCTTTTGCATTATCGTTATTTTGACCTAAATGTTCTAAAGAAACTGCTAACGCTAAGAACTCTCCTAAAGAATCCCAACGTAAATGGTTTTCTTCAACAAATTGTTGAACATGTTTTGGAGCAGAACCACCTGCACCAGTTTCGAATAATCCACCACCATTCATTAAAGGAACGATAGATAACATTTTTGCAGATGTTCCTAATTCTAAAATTGGGAATAAATCTGTTAAGTAGTCACGTAATACATTTCCTGTTACAGAAATTGTATCTTTTCCTTCTTTTACTCTTTCTAATGTATATTCAGTAGCTTCAGAAACTGATTTAATTAAAATTTCTAATCCGTTTGTATCGTGATTAGGTAAATATGCATTTACTTTTTTAATTAATTCTGCATCATGCGCTCTATTCTTGTCTAACCAGAATACTGCAGGAGCTCCCATTGCTTTTGCTCTTGTTACGGCTAACTTCACCCAATCTTGAACTGGTGCATCTTTTGTTTGACACATTCTCCAAATATCTCCTTCTTCAACTGTGTGTTCAATTAAAGTAATTCCTTCGCTATCAATTACAGAAACTTTACCAGCAGAAGCAATTTCGAAAGTTTTATCATGAGATCCATATTCCTCAGCTTTCTTAGCCATTAATCCAACATTGG
This genomic window from Tenacibaculum sp. 190524A05c contains:
- the murQ gene encoding N-acetylmuramic acid 6-phosphate etherase, which gives rise to MDFIKTTEQDSNYNNLEQMSTSELLNNINNEDKTVPLAIEKAIPQIEKLVNVTVEKLKQGGRLFYMGAGTSGRLGIVDASECPPTFGVSHELVIGLIAGGDSAIRKAVEFAEDSEEQGWKDLQDYNISENDVVIGIAASGTTPYVIHALQKCNENNISTGCITCNENSPLQLTAKLPITVVVGPEFVTGSSRMKAGTAQKLVLNMISTSTMIKLGKVKGNKMVDMQLSNNKLVDRGEKMLVSELNIDKETAKELLKKYGNVRTVIKEFNNV
- a CDS encoding mechanosensitive ion channel family protein: METLTQSLSNFYNTVASGFGDWGLKLLGALAVLILGLWIIRMIMKAVSKMFESKHVDETLRPFLITLIGFALKALLLISIAGIVGVPTASFAAVIAAAAFAIGSAFNGSLGHLASGVMLLIFRPFKVGDLIKTNGAFGFVKEISVFVTIIETFQNETEIIPNSAITSNKITNLTAIGNLRVDMPFAIRYGSDIEKAKSIVLDVLKNDKNVLNGEGKEPRVAVNNLGVNSVELLALPYVDCNNYWDVYWDTKQKIVEALGDAGYEAPLPQRVVTMTK
- a CDS encoding D-alanine--D-alanine ligase — its product is MINKTTLEKYLNWEYWPTSMFYVPNLPYAFYLAFRAKHAAFFSAANPAIKSSGNGTESKYETIQLVPEKYRPKSILVLPKSNFSNVLKELKIAKIEFPLIAKPDIGFRGLLVKKIDSEYELEEYLNNYPINIIIQEFLDYENECGVFYHRKPNEEKGRISSVTLKNFISVTGDGESTLEQLILNDKRAKLYIDLFKAIHKNKLNDIPKINEMIKLTVIGNHSKGTQFINGNHLISKKLTETFDQLSHSIEGWYYGRVDIKYNNFNELETGLDYKVLEINGIIAEPTHIYDSENYTYFNALKEIRQHWQSLFQISVANHNFKKVPYKSARKFINEMFELRNYISSIKKLQ